In the genome of Paenibacillus sp. FSL R5-0766, one region contains:
- the fabD gene encoding ACP S-malonyltransferase: MKENVVFMFSGQGSQYLQAGKELYRSYSVFRRWMQQMDRWVQDIGGRSIIQELYDSNRPYSDSFEETLITHPAIYMLEYALARTLMENGVIPTTVVGTSLGEFAAAAVSNVITPKAGLEAVYRQAEIIHRTCIPGGMLVVLHSRDIYDTNPELHAECELVAVNSSNHLVISGELKGLTIAENWLKGEGISHVRLSVTHGFHSACINPAAKEYLAYLDKLSYDAPQIPLVSSLTGQAVTKVSTDHFWRVVKEPILFSQAISHIGEEKPDSIFLDLGPSGTLSSLINQISHRKERTYITMTPFHQDAKHVEEIISRYANSNETGGDEPLWAYVFPGQGSQKLGMGEGLFEQFPELTRQADDILGFSIQELCLYDRSQQLSLTEYTQPALFVVNAMMYLHKIKETGRKPSLVSGHSLGEYNALFAADVFDFATGLKLVHKRGEIMSMAPKGGMAAVIGLTESALKTILQRFGLHQLDIANLNSPTQIVLAGPQEIIDQAKPIFEQNGAQMYIPLRVSGAFHSRYMEESAKQFDQHLQRYTFSAPTMTVISNYTARPYRTNEIHANLVRQITHPVRWSETVRVLMGMGVNTIEEIGPGNVLTKLVTKIQTECEPIVYRPDDMSVKPLSSAVHPDTPISSVVQPGSQETRLAESLGSKPFKKDYNLKLAYLTGAMYRGIASAEMVVKVGQSGMMGFLGTGGLSLKQIEEGIDYIQHHLQDGQAYGLNLLHQMTHPEREEEQVNLLLRKGVNTVEASAFMGVTPALIKYRAHGLKRSSDGRVSATNRIIAKVSRPEVAEAFLSPAPEFMVEKMLKENKITSVQAELLKKVPIAEDLCLEADSGGHTDAGVAYVMLPAMVRLRNTMMEKYGYSKEVRIGAAGGIGTPEAAAAAFLLGADFIVTGSINQCTVEAATSDAAKDLLQDMNIHDTEYAPAGDMFEIGAKIQVLRKGVFFPARANKLYDLYRQHDSLNDISEKNKQQLENKYFKKTFDEVYRQVVQYRSSEEIQKAEQNPKYKMALVFKWYFAHSTKLAMEGTAGHQVDYQIHCGPALGAFNQWVKGTNLEDWRNRRVAEVGIKLMEDTALVLQERLKQLAGQVETN, translated from the coding sequence ATGAAAGAAAACGTTGTTTTTATGTTCTCCGGTCAGGGTTCACAATATCTTCAAGCGGGAAAAGAATTATACCGGAGTTATTCGGTATTTCGCCGATGGATGCAGCAGATGGATCGTTGGGTTCAAGACATCGGCGGCAGATCCATTATACAGGAATTATATGATTCAAATCGGCCTTATTCTGATAGTTTCGAAGAAACTCTAATTACACATCCCGCCATTTATATGCTGGAATATGCGCTTGCAAGGACATTAATGGAGAACGGGGTTATACCCACAACCGTTGTTGGTACCAGTTTGGGGGAGTTCGCTGCAGCGGCTGTATCCAACGTAATAACTCCCAAGGCGGGACTGGAAGCAGTGTATAGACAAGCTGAAATTATACACAGGACTTGTATTCCGGGAGGCATGCTGGTTGTATTGCATAGTCGTGACATCTATGACACTAATCCGGAGCTACATGCGGAGTGTGAGCTTGTTGCTGTGAACTCGTCAAATCATCTAGTCATCTCGGGGGAGTTGAAAGGGCTTACAATAGCGGAGAATTGGCTAAAAGGCGAAGGGATTTCTCATGTCAGACTGTCTGTTACTCATGGCTTCCATTCAGCATGTATCAATCCTGCGGCCAAAGAGTATTTAGCCTATCTGGACAAGCTGTCTTACGATGCACCCCAGATTCCGCTTGTCTCTAGCTTGACCGGACAAGCTGTCACCAAGGTATCAACCGATCATTTTTGGCGAGTTGTCAAGGAACCGATTCTTTTCTCTCAGGCGATATCTCATATAGGAGAAGAGAAACCGGATAGTATATTTCTGGATTTGGGGCCTTCGGGTACACTTTCCAGCCTCATAAATCAGATTAGCCACAGGAAGGAACGAACATATATAACCATGACTCCCTTCCATCAGGATGCAAAACATGTGGAAGAGATCATTAGTCGTTACGCCAATTCGAATGAAACTGGAGGGGATGAACCTTTGTGGGCATATGTATTTCCAGGGCAGGGATCACAGAAGTTGGGCATGGGTGAAGGATTATTTGAACAGTTTCCAGAGTTGACCCGGCAGGCGGATGATATTCTTGGATTTTCCATTCAGGAACTGTGCTTGTACGATCGGTCTCAGCAATTGAGCCTGACAGAATATACGCAGCCGGCTTTGTTTGTTGTTAATGCCATGATGTATCTACATAAAATCAAGGAAACGGGCAGAAAGCCAAGTTTGGTTTCGGGCCACAGTCTGGGAGAATACAATGCACTTTTTGCCGCAGACGTATTTGATTTTGCTACAGGATTGAAGCTTGTACATAAAAGAGGAGAAATCATGAGCATGGCCCCTAAAGGGGGGATGGCTGCGGTTATCGGTTTAACCGAGAGTGCGTTGAAGACAATCCTTCAACGATTTGGACTGCATCAACTGGATATCGCCAATCTGAACTCCCCGACCCAAATTGTTCTGGCAGGGCCTCAAGAAATCATTGATCAGGCCAAACCAATTTTTGAGCAAAACGGTGCACAGATGTATATCCCTCTCAGGGTCAGCGGGGCATTTCATTCCCGTTATATGGAAGAATCAGCCAAACAATTCGATCAGCACCTCCAGCGTTATACATTTTCCGCTCCTACGATGACCGTCATCTCAAATTATACAGCACGACCCTATCGTACAAATGAAATTCATGCCAATTTGGTCCGCCAAATTACACATCCGGTTCGCTGGTCTGAAACGGTAAGGGTTCTGATGGGCATGGGCGTAAACACAATAGAAGAGATCGGTCCAGGCAACGTGCTGACTAAGCTGGTTACAAAGATTCAGACAGAGTGCGAACCCATCGTATATCGTCCTGATGACATGTCTGTCAAACCGTTATCGTCAGCAGTCCACCCCGATACTCCAATATCATCCGTTGTACAGCCTGGCAGCCAAGAAACTCGACTGGCCGAGTCTCTTGGCTCGAAACCCTTCAAAAAGGACTATAATTTGAAATTGGCCTATTTGACAGGTGCAATGTACAGAGGCATTGCTTCGGCGGAGATGGTTGTTAAGGTGGGGCAATCGGGAATGATGGGCTTTTTGGGCACAGGGGGGTTAAGCCTGAAGCAGATCGAAGAAGGAATCGATTATATACAACACCATTTGCAGGATGGACAGGCATATGGGTTAAATCTTCTTCATCAAATGACACATCCTGAACGTGAAGAAGAACAAGTTAACTTATTACTACGTAAAGGTGTAAATACAGTAGAGGCTTCTGCCTTCATGGGTGTTACTCCGGCATTAATCAAGTACCGTGCCCATGGACTGAAGCGTTCTTCAGACGGGCGGGTATCCGCAACCAATCGCATTATTGCCAAAGTATCTAGACCTGAAGTGGCTGAAGCATTTTTAAGCCCCGCTCCGGAATTCATGGTTGAGAAGATGTTGAAGGAAAACAAGATTACATCTGTTCAGGCAGAACTCCTGAAAAAAGTACCCATTGCAGAGGATCTGTGCCTTGAGGCTGATTCGGGTGGACATACAGATGCGGGTGTGGCATATGTCATGCTGCCTGCCATGGTTCGTCTTCGCAATACAATGATGGAAAAGTACGGTTATTCGAAAGAAGTCCGCATTGGTGCTGCCGGTGGTATTGGTACACCTGAAGCAGCAGCAGCAGCATTTTTGCTCGGAGCGGATTTTATTGTAACAGGTTCAATCAATCAATGCACGGTTGAAGCAGCTACTAGCGATGCTGCCAAGGATTTACTACAGGATATGAACATTCACGACACGGAATATGCCCCCGCTGGAGACATGTTTGAGATTGGAGCCAAGATACAGGTTCTTCGCAAAGGTGTATTTTTCCCCGCCAGAGCGAACAAGCTTTATGATTTATATCGGCAGCATGATTCTTTGAATGACATTAGCGAAAAAAACAAACAGCAGCTGGAAAACAAATATTTCAAAAAAACCTTTGATGAAGTATACCGCCAGGTTGTTCAATATAGATCTTCCGAGGAAATACAGAAAGCCGAGCAGAATCCCAAATACAAAATGGCCTTGGTGTTTAAGTGGTATTTTGCCCACAGTACAAAGCTTGCAATGGAAGGAACAGCAGGTCATCAGGTCGATTATCAGATCCACTGTGGTCCAGCCTTGGGAGCGTTTAATCAATGGGTGAAAGGTACAAATCTCGAGGATTGGAGAAACCGTCGTGTAGCTGAAGTGGGCATAAAGTTGATGGAAGATACGGCTTTGGTTTTACAGGAACGATTGAAGCAATTGGCTGGGCAGGTTGAGACGAACTAA
- a CDS encoding beta-ketoacyl synthase N-terminal-like domain-containing protein: MMRQKKGTKSTSDSNPEMSLTDIVIVGMACRFPQANHYTTFWDNLANGVDSVREVTPDRWDVSRFYSQDIDAPNKSIGKWCGLLDDVYSFDHRFFSISPREAKNMDPQQRMILEVSWQCIEDSGISLQRLQNQVTSVYAGVMTVDHRQMACLPELEIDSYACLGNYESILANRISYVMDFKGASISVNAACASSLVAVHEAKQALQRNECNYALAACVNLNLHPWKFISFSKSRMLSPDGRCKTFDKEANGYVPGDGAGVLLLQRLEDALAEGNHIYGIIKGSACNHGGRSASITAPSMKAQQDVILAAYQDADISPEMVTYIEAHGTGTSLGDPIEIEALKNAFAAYTSRTQFCRIGSVKTNIGHLESAAGMAGIVKVIMMMKHGKIPANLHFNDPNPIIDFKNTPFEVAGALTDWNSAGEGLPLRAGISSFGFGGVNAHLVIEQWCTAPSNKQKDAAAGRSQLFTLSGKSKWHLEKQLESWRAFSLTPEFDECTLRDISGTLFTGRVAFPYRYAVMADNLQQLKEELHSESSHPFMPKQQKWAIRVGHFSYINYEQFSMLTRDLPHMEDIVQSLLDQIADRPLADHYRRMFYNEPWGKETIPCCQFIAGYAVLRCLLDAGLKVEWMTGERTGMWAVLGVNQMIVPEQILSRLAGGNEADIIKLHRPCIPYYDPTLQDILYPVSFNEAYLRHLLGGTLVESVGSGNRQDDRLEYPMVSDHERVQYYLTKGQSLISHQFTFRKYIDEWSNLLGKVSGDDWNLEELLGKPVAVLMFTELSTQQLFIIVTAVAHSLRRLNRKWDLTIMTEPDPRFEQILDLMDDHILLPEMVAQLVLDSNADYKAIAQSMNLKQQQMHTDQNENPLHDRNDNLPEIGNVEQWLHQTQESQVDLEKISSDIKIIDIGVVQSAAPDTLKLALKEDEAGYDVWNILDQLWLHGVNMRWDLWFPSGTFNKCALPTQRFESVIHRLHDNNNTLANQSVMDVHKLPRPQGKGIDPALHPMIGWNTSTLDEFKYQKLFTGKEFFLNDHIVDGKRTLPGVAYLEMALAAAQKAGIQEVTGFGEVVWSRPLTVMEHPVEVNISLSRAEEKVQFHVWTGDDSNSRRIHGQGTLYEIKTEGNKQALRQGTEYEVKRDMDAIRRRCGDPVPGVYRTLEKSLLVYGPSFQSITDCWVSEGEAIASFALPLPCDEQSHAYTLHPVTMDSALQTAMLLVQKVSSSLCMPYSIGTVKWWNRLPDKGSVYVRQQSTQGGKAFKFDIVLLDEQELICMEMRDFTVRQVQDKKRHAKDSLKTLLQRLEAGEVEPIDVLTYMEER; encoded by the coding sequence ATGATGCGACAAAAGAAGGGCACGAAGTCAACATCCGATAGTAATCCGGAAATGAGCCTTACGGATATTGTGATCGTTGGTATGGCGTGCAGGTTTCCGCAGGCTAATCATTATACGACGTTTTGGGATAATCTTGCGAATGGTGTGGATTCCGTCAGGGAGGTTACCCCAGATCGATGGGATGTATCAAGGTTCTATTCTCAAGATATTGACGCCCCGAATAAGAGTATTGGAAAATGGTGCGGTCTGCTGGATGATGTGTATTCTTTTGATCACCGCTTTTTCAGTATCTCTCCCCGAGAGGCCAAAAATATGGACCCACAGCAACGAATGATACTTGAAGTTTCCTGGCAATGCATTGAAGATTCCGGGATTTCACTTCAAAGGTTACAGAATCAGGTCACTTCCGTTTATGCCGGAGTAATGACGGTAGATCACCGCCAAATGGCGTGCCTTCCCGAATTGGAGATAGATAGCTACGCTTGTCTTGGAAATTATGAAAGTATTCTTGCCAATCGAATTTCTTACGTTATGGACTTCAAGGGCGCGAGTATATCAGTAAATGCAGCTTGTGCATCTTCATTAGTAGCCGTGCATGAAGCCAAACAAGCCCTGCAACGAAATGAGTGCAATTACGCCTTAGCTGCATGTGTAAATCTAAATTTGCATCCCTGGAAGTTTATTTCATTTTCCAAGTCAAGAATGTTAAGTCCGGATGGACGTTGTAAAACCTTTGATAAGGAAGCCAATGGTTATGTACCAGGGGATGGAGCAGGCGTGTTATTGCTTCAAAGGCTTGAAGATGCTTTAGCGGAAGGTAATCATATCTACGGGATTATCAAAGGATCTGCCTGCAATCATGGTGGAAGAAGCGCATCCATAACTGCTCCGAGCATGAAGGCACAACAAGACGTCATCTTGGCTGCTTATCAGGATGCAGATATTTCCCCGGAAATGGTCACGTATATTGAGGCACATGGAACGGGAACGTCATTGGGAGATCCGATTGAAATTGAAGCGCTTAAAAATGCATTTGCTGCCTATACTTCCCGAACCCAATTCTGTCGGATTGGCTCGGTAAAAACCAATATTGGCCACTTGGAGAGTGCTGCGGGCATGGCTGGTATTGTGAAAGTGATCATGATGATGAAACATGGTAAAATACCTGCCAACCTTCATTTTAACGATCCTAATCCGATCATAGATTTTAAGAATACTCCTTTTGAAGTGGCAGGGGCTCTAACTGATTGGAACAGTGCTGGCGAAGGTTTGCCTTTAAGAGCGGGCATAAGCTCTTTCGGTTTTGGTGGAGTCAACGCACATCTGGTGATTGAACAGTGGTGCACTGCACCCTCGAACAAACAGAAGGATGCAGCAGCAGGCCGTTCTCAGCTGTTCACGCTATCAGGCAAATCAAAATGGCATTTGGAAAAACAGCTTGAATCGTGGAGGGCATTCTCGCTCACACCCGAGTTTGATGAGTGTACGCTGCGTGATATTAGTGGAACATTGTTCACGGGAAGAGTGGCTTTTCCTTATCGTTATGCTGTGATGGCAGACAACTTACAGCAGTTGAAGGAAGAGTTGCATTCGGAATCAAGTCATCCTTTCATGCCAAAGCAGCAAAAGTGGGCAATAAGAGTGGGACACTTTTCCTATATAAACTATGAGCAATTTAGCATGTTAACCCGTGATTTACCGCATATGGAGGACATCGTTCAATCCTTACTGGATCAAATTGCTGATCGTCCACTTGCCGATCATTATCGGCGGATGTTCTACAATGAACCATGGGGGAAAGAGACAATTCCTTGCTGTCAGTTCATTGCGGGATATGCCGTTCTTCGATGTTTACTTGATGCGGGCTTAAAAGTGGAATGGATGACAGGGGAACGTACAGGAATGTGGGCAGTTCTTGGGGTAAACCAGATGATTGTGCCAGAACAAATTCTTTCGAGGCTTGCAGGGGGAAATGAAGCTGACATCATTAAACTTCATCGTCCGTGTATTCCCTATTATGATCCAACACTGCAAGATATTTTGTATCCGGTTTCTTTTAACGAGGCCTATCTTCGTCACTTGTTGGGTGGCACACTAGTTGAAAGTGTGGGCTCTGGGAACAGACAAGATGATCGATTGGAATATCCAATGGTCAGTGATCACGAACGGGTTCAATATTATCTAACTAAGGGTCAATCACTCATCTCTCATCAGTTCACCTTCAGAAAGTATATAGATGAATGGTCGAATCTTCTAGGTAAAGTAAGTGGGGACGATTGGAATTTGGAGGAGTTGCTTGGGAAGCCTGTTGCTGTCTTGATGTTTACGGAGCTTTCCACTCAACAGTTGTTCATTATCGTTACGGCTGTGGCTCATTCACTGCGGAGGTTGAATCGCAAATGGGATTTGACGATAATGACTGAGCCCGATCCACGATTCGAACAAATATTGGATCTGATGGACGATCACATCTTACTTCCTGAAATGGTCGCCCAGCTTGTTTTGGATTCCAATGCGGATTATAAGGCGATTGCCCAATCCATGAACCTGAAACAGCAACAGATGCATACGGATCAAAACGAAAACCCATTACATGACCGAAACGATAACCTGCCCGAAATTGGAAATGTTGAGCAATGGCTGCATCAAACACAAGAAAGCCAAGTTGATCTGGAAAAAATTTCGTCAGACATCAAGATCATCGACATCGGAGTAGTTCAATCGGCCGCGCCTGATACGCTGAAACTTGCTTTAAAAGAGGATGAAGCGGGATATGACGTCTGGAATATCCTCGATCAATTATGGCTCCATGGCGTGAATATGAGGTGGGACCTATGGTTCCCTTCAGGAACATTTAACAAGTGTGCTTTGCCGACTCAGCGTTTCGAGTCTGTAATACATCGATTACATGACAATAACAATACCCTGGCTAATCAATCGGTTATGGATGTACATAAGCTTCCGCGTCCACAGGGGAAGGGGATAGATCCAGCTTTGCACCCGATGATTGGCTGGAATACCTCAACCTTGGATGAATTCAAGTACCAAAAGCTGTTTACTGGCAAAGAATTTTTTCTGAATGATCATATCGTAGATGGTAAACGGACTTTACCAGGTGTGGCTTATTTGGAAATGGCATTGGCTGCTGCGCAGAAGGCAGGAATCCAGGAGGTTACTGGTTTTGGTGAAGTGGTGTGGTCAAGACCCCTGACGGTTATGGAGCATCCTGTTGAAGTAAATATTTCTTTGTCGAGAGCTGAGGAAAAAGTTCAATTTCACGTATGGACCGGCGATGATTCAAACTCCAGACGAATTCACGGGCAAGGAACGTTGTATGAAATAAAAACAGAAGGCAATAAACAAGCCTTGCGACAAGGCACTGAATACGAAGTTAAACGTGATATGGATGCGATTAGAAGAAGATGTGGTGACCCTGTTCCAGGAGTATATCGCACACTTGAAAAGAGTCTTCTCGTCTACGGTCCGTCCTTTCAATCCATAACGGATTGTTGGGTGAGTGAAGGTGAGGCTATTGCCAGCTTTGCGCTCCCACTCCCTTGTGATGAACAGTCACATGCATATACGCTTCATCCTGTAACGATGGACAGTGCTTTGCAGACAGCGATGTTACTTGTCCAAAAGGTAAGCTCTAGTCTTTGTATGCCCTATTCTATAGGTACCGTCAAATGGTGGAATCGGCTTCCCGACAAGGGGAGTGTGTATGTTAGGCAGCAGAGTACACAAGGGGGAAAAGCGTTCAAGTTTGATATTGTCTTGCTTGATGAACAGGAACTAATATGCATGGAGATGCGTGATTTTACGGTAAGACAGGTTCAGGACAAAAAGCGCCATGCGAAGGACTCACTGAAAACACTTTTGCAAAGATTGGAAGCCGGAGAGGTTGAACCCATTGATGTCTTAACTTATATGGAGGAACGATGA